A single window of Gossypium hirsutum isolate 1008001.06 chromosome A10, Gossypium_hirsutum_v2.1, whole genome shotgun sequence DNA harbors:
- the LOC107897474 gene encoding fe(2+) transport protein 1, protein MAFLLVKIFSIFLIIICIFTPQALSVVPEECKTETDGCTNKEKALPLKIIAIFSILIASIIGVCSPLFTRSVPALNPERSLFVIVKCFASGIILATGFMHVLPDSFDMLTSKCLKENPWHKFPFTGFVAMLSAIVTLIVDSIATSIYSKKSNNEVIPDVASPVGGRQQDMAVVNVGHFHGHHHGLKPAQGAVDQQLLRNRVIAMVLELGIVVHSVVIGLSLGASNNTCTIKGLVAALCFHQMFEGMGLGGCILQAEYKAMKKFTMAFFFSVTTPFGTALGIALSNTYKDNSPTALITEGLLNASSAGLLIYMALVDLLSAEFMGQKLQGSIKLQIKCYAAVLLGAGFMSLMAKWG, encoded by the exons ATGGCTTTTTTACTTGTCAAGATTTTTTCTATCTTCTTGATCATCATCTGCATCTTCACACCACAAGCACTTTCAGTAGTACCAGAGGAATGTAAAACCGAAACCGATGGCTGCACCAACAAGGAAAAGGCCTTACCCCTTAAGATCATAGCCATTTTCTCCATATTGATCGCTAGTATTATCGGTGTATGTTCGCCTTTATTCACACGTTCGGTCCCAGCTCTTAATCCCGAAAGAAGTTTATTTGTGATCGTCAAGTGCTTCGCATCAGGGATTATTCTGGCTACTGGTTTCATGCACGTTTTGCCGGACTCTTTTGACATGTTAACATCTAAGTGCTTGAAAGAGAATCCATGGCACAAGTTTCCCTTCACAGGGTTCGTCGCCATGTTATCCGCAATCGTGACTTTAATAGTGGATTCCATAGCTACATCGATATACAGCAAGAAAAGCAACAATGAGGTTATCCCAGATGTTGCATCACCTGTTGGGGGTAGACAACAGGACATGGCTGTGGTGAATGTTGGACACTTTCATGGTCATCATCATGGTTTAAAGCCCGCACAAGGAGCTGTAGATCAACAGTTGTTGCGGAACCGTGTGATCGCCATG GTGTTAGAATTGGGGATTGTAGTTCACTCAGTGGTGATAGGGCTATCATTAGGAGCTTCAAACAATACTTGCACCATTAAAGGTCTAGTGGCAGCCCTTTGCTTCCATCAAATGTTTGAAGGGATGGGTCTTGGAGGTTGCATTCTTCAG GCCGAGTACAAAGCTATGAAGAAGTTTACCATGGCGTTCTTCTTCTCCGTAACGACCCCATTCGGAACAGCACTGGGAATTGCTTTATCCAATACATACAAAGACAACAGCCCAACAGCCTTGATCACAGAAGGGTTGCTAAATGCATCGTCGGCCGGGCTTTTGATTTACATGGCTTTGGTTGATCTTCTTTCAGCAGAGTTCATGGGACAAAAGTTGCAGGGTAGTATTAAGCTCCAAATAAAGTGCTATGCTGCAGTTCTTCTGGGTGCTGGTTTTATGTCCCTCATGGCCAAATGGGGTTGA